Proteins encoded within one genomic window of Acidiferrobacter thiooxydans:
- the gorA gene encoding glutathione-disulfide reductase — MTEHYDLLILGGGSGGIATANRAAAHGARCALIEKGPLGGACVNVGCVPKKLFWNAAHMHQCAQTARDYGFAPLLGDFDWAAHKRARDTYIARLNSRYHAGLADNGVTVIAGHGRFVDPRTIEVDGGRYQADHIVVATGSRPLVPEVPGAAWGLTSDDFFALAARPRKVAVVGAGYIAVELASLLRALGSEVSLVMRGVHLLATFDPMLREGLTDALTTAGINLLPQRHVAGIDKADDTLSLRYKDGETLCGLDTVLWAVGRIPNTDALGLDKAGITPADNGIIATDPFQNTAVPGLYAIGDLTGRAALTPVAIAAGRRLADRLFGGQPDRRLDYDLIPTVVFSHPPIGSVGLTEPEARDRHGPDAVKVYRTRFAPMTQAFSKEPHRTAMKLVTVGREERVVGLHIIGEAADEMLQGFAVAIKMGATKKDLDDTLAIHPTSAEELVTMR, encoded by the coding sequence ATGACCGAACACTATGATCTGCTGATTCTGGGCGGGGGCAGCGGCGGCATCGCCACCGCCAATCGTGCGGCCGCCCATGGGGCACGCTGTGCCCTGATTGAAAAGGGACCGCTGGGCGGCGCCTGCGTCAACGTCGGGTGCGTACCAAAGAAGCTTTTTTGGAATGCCGCGCATATGCACCAGTGCGCGCAAACGGCACGAGATTACGGCTTTGCCCCGCTGCTGGGCGACTTCGACTGGGCGGCGCACAAGCGCGCCCGCGATACCTACATCGCGCGGTTGAATAGCCGCTACCACGCGGGGCTCGCCGACAACGGCGTGACCGTGATCGCCGGACACGGACGGTTTGTCGATCCCCGGACGATCGAAGTCGACGGCGGCCGCTACCAAGCCGACCACATCGTCGTGGCGACCGGGAGCCGTCCGCTGGTTCCCGAGGTACCGGGGGCCGCTTGGGGCCTCACATCCGACGACTTCTTCGCGCTCGCCGCAAGACCACGCAAGGTCGCGGTCGTGGGCGCGGGCTATATCGCCGTGGAGCTCGCCTCGCTGTTGAGGGCACTCGGCAGCGAGGTGTCGCTCGTCATGCGCGGCGTCCACCTCCTGGCCACCTTCGATCCCATGCTCCGCGAGGGTCTCACGGACGCCCTGACCACCGCCGGTATCAATCTGCTGCCCCAGCGCCACGTCGCCGGCATCGATAAGGCCGACGACACGCTAAGCCTCCGCTATAAAGACGGCGAGACCCTCTGCGGCCTCGATACCGTGCTCTGGGCAGTAGGGCGTATCCCCAACACCGACGCCCTCGGGCTCGACAAGGCCGGCATCACGCCGGCTGACAACGGGATCATCGCAACCGATCCCTTTCAGAATACGGCCGTGCCCGGCCTCTACGCGATCGGCGACCTCACCGGTCGCGCGGCCCTCACACCGGTCGCGATTGCCGCCGGCCGGCGGCTTGCCGACCGCCTGTTCGGCGGCCAGCCGGACCGGCGTCTCGACTATGACCTCATTCCTACGGTGGTGTTCAGCCATCCCCCGATTGGAAGCGTGGGGTTGACCGAACCCGAGGCCCGCGACCGCCATGGCCCGGATGCGGTCAAGGTCTACCGCACACGGTTTGCGCCCATGACCCAGGCATTCAGCAAGGAACCGCATCGTACCGCCATGAAGCTCGTGACGGTCGGTCGCGAGGAGCGCGTCGTGGGCCTGCACATCATCGGCGAGGCCGCAGACGAGATGCTGCAGGGCTTTGCGGTGGCCATCAAGATGGGGGCCACCAAAAAGGACCTGGACGATACGCTCGCCATTCACCCGACGAGCGCCGAGGAACTCGTCACCATGCGCTAA
- a CDS encoding glutathione peroxidase — MSHPNREGQRVPAVIFKTRAGGDWKDTHTNDLFAGKTVVVFALPGAYTPTCSSSHVPRYNELAPVFKANGVDAVVCLSVNDAFVMEAWAKDQNAENLLFIPDGNGEFAAGMGMLVDKSDLGFGKRSWRYSMLVKDGVIVKMFIEPDRPGDPFEVSDADTMLRYINPQAKEPEFVTIFTREGCPHCFRAKAMLKERGIAFEEIRTGQGTGVSSRTLRATTGRSTVPQVFIGGRHIGGADDLARYLGLA, encoded by the coding sequence ATGTCACATCCCAATCGTGAGGGACAACGGGTTCCCGCAGTGATCTTCAAAACCCGCGCCGGTGGTGACTGGAAGGACACCCACACTAACGACCTGTTCGCGGGAAAGACGGTGGTGGTGTTTGCGCTGCCGGGGGCCTACACGCCGACCTGTTCTTCAAGTCATGTCCCGCGCTACAACGAGCTCGCCCCGGTCTTCAAGGCCAACGGCGTCGATGCCGTGGTATGCCTGTCGGTGAACGATGCCTTCGTCATGGAGGCCTGGGCCAAAGATCAGAACGCCGAAAATCTTCTTTTCATCCCCGATGGCAACGGTGAATTCGCAGCCGGCATGGGCATGCTGGTCGACAAGTCGGACCTCGGTTTCGGCAAGCGCTCCTGGCGCTACTCGATGCTTGTCAAAGACGGCGTCATCGTCAAAATGTTCATAGAACCGGACCGGCCCGGAGACCCCTTCGAGGTCTCGGACGCCGATACCATGCTCCGCTACATAAACCCCCAGGCGAAAGAGCCCGAGTTCGTCACGATCTTCACGCGCGAGGGCTGCCCGCACTGCTTTCGCGCCAAGGCCATGCTGAAGGAGCGCGGCATCGCCTTCGAGGAAATCCGCACCGGCCAGGGAACCGGCGTGAGCTCGCGGACCCTGCGCGCCACCACCGGCCGCTCCACGGTGCCGCAGGTCTTCATCGGCGGCCGCCACATCGGCGGGGCCGACGACCTCGCGCGCTATCTGGGTCTTGCGTGA
- a CDS encoding serine/threonine protein kinase yields the protein MTSTTPYADLTPELILSAAETVGLAPTGGFQALASYENRVYKIETEDVPWAVKFYRPNRWTDTAIAEEHGFLQELVDAEIPAVAPLARDGETLFHAGSYRFAVFPWRPGRAGCVETPSERQTLGRHLGRLHLIGAGRFTARPTLDVASFVDPAITTLADCPFLPADLRPAFLATTARLRALVAAAFADVGAPHLRLHGDCHAGNVLTNDSGLTLVDFDDCLNGPAIQDLWMLLPGDQTEQEEALAALLQGYELFRDFDPAQLRLIEPLRTARLLHYNAWLARRWQDPAFPRAFPWFAEDRHFRELMGLLATQEQRLDAPPILRRAP from the coding sequence GTGACCTCCACCACCCCCTATGCCGACCTTACGCCGGAACTCATCCTGAGCGCCGCCGAGACCGTCGGTCTTGCCCCCACAGGGGGTTTTCAGGCGCTCGCCAGTTACGAAAACCGCGTCTACAAGATCGAGACCGAGGACGTCCCGTGGGCGGTCAAATTCTACCGTCCCAACCGCTGGACGGACACCGCGATCGCAGAAGAGCATGGCTTTCTGCAGGAGCTCGTGGACGCGGAGATCCCGGCCGTGGCGCCCCTTGCACGCGACGGCGAGACATTGTTTCATGCCGGATCCTACCGATTTGCCGTGTTTCCCTGGCGGCCCGGACGCGCCGGCTGCGTCGAGACCCCGAGCGAGCGCCAGACCCTCGGCCGCCACCTCGGGCGGCTGCATCTCATCGGCGCCGGCCGGTTCACGGCGCGACCGACCCTCGACGTGGCATCGTTCGTGGATCCCGCCATAACCACCCTCGCCGACTGCCCGTTTCTACCCGCCGATCTGCGGCCAGCGTTTTTGGCCACCACCGCCCGGCTACGCGCCTTGGTGGCGGCGGCATTTGCCGATGTCGGCGCCCCCCACCTGCGATTGCATGGCGACTGTCATGCCGGCAACGTCTTGACCAACGACTCCGGCCTCACGCTGGTCGATTTCGACGACTGCCTGAACGGGCCCGCGATCCAAGATCTGTGGATGCTGCTACCTGGAGACCAGACCGAGCAGGAGGAGGCGCTTGCTGCGCTCCTTCAGGGTTACGAACTATTCCGCGACTTCGATCCGGCGCAGTTGCGTCTGATAGAACCCTTGCGCACCGCTCGACTCCTGCACTACAACGCCTGGCTCGCGCGCCGCTGGCAAGACCCGGCGTTCCCGCGCGCCTTCCCGTGGTTCGCCGAAGACCGCCACTTCCGTGAACTCATGGGTCTGCTGGCGACACAAGAACAACGTCTCGACGCCCCGCCCATTCTCCGACGCGCGCCCTGA